The following are from one region of the Gemmatimonadaceae bacterium genome:
- a CDS encoding DUF4350 domain-containing protein, protein MHAQPSKVVRTPHRVPAGFAARAAVALTMLVASVTLALPRAAGAQEVVRRVVMGGTDQELADRDFRPRVARPAYTASHPRVLVDAAHANFFTVDDRFKPFADLLAADGYVVASNTHLLDAATLAGHDVLVIAGARGGVDDGAADPAFRAPEIAAVVQWVRDGGSLLFVSDEAPFSGSVQALAQALGVDMSGAVTRDTAAAAHEGASSVDLLFTDANGLLGAHPILLGRDASERIHRVETFGGQSLAGPVGAVALLRMSPTAIDVRMPTKQEMDSTIAAARANAVPDASGRVMIRIQPPPSSRKPAAGRAQALAFEVGKGRVVVLGESAALTALLSPVPDGDPRKVGLSVPGTDDQQFALNVMHWLSRLY, encoded by the coding sequence ATGCACGCCCAGCCGTCCAAGGTCGTCCGGACCCCGCACCGCGTTCCCGCCGGCTTTGCCGCGCGCGCCGCGGTGGCCCTCACGATGCTCGTTGCGTCCGTCACGCTCGCCCTTCCCCGAGCGGCCGGCGCGCAGGAGGTGGTGCGGCGCGTGGTCATGGGCGGCACCGACCAGGAGCTTGCCGACCGCGACTTCCGGCCGCGCGTGGCGCGCCCGGCATACACGGCCTCGCACCCGCGCGTGCTCGTCGACGCCGCGCACGCCAACTTCTTCACCGTCGACGATCGATTCAAGCCGTTCGCCGATCTGCTCGCCGCCGACGGCTATGTGGTGGCGTCGAACACGCATCTGCTCGACGCCGCCACGCTCGCCGGCCACGACGTGCTGGTGATCGCCGGCGCCCGCGGTGGAGTGGACGACGGCGCGGCAGATCCGGCGTTCCGCGCGCCCGAGATCGCCGCCGTGGTCCAGTGGGTGCGGGATGGCGGCTCGCTCCTCTTCGTCTCCGACGAGGCGCCGTTCAGCGGGTCGGTGCAGGCGCTGGCGCAGGCGCTGGGCGTGGACATGAGCGGCGCCGTCACGCGCGACACCGCCGCCGCCGCGCACGAGGGGGCGTCGTCCGTCGATCTCCTGTTCACCGACGCCAACGGACTGCTCGGCGCCCATCCCATCCTGCTGGGGCGCGACGCCTCCGAGCGCATCCACCGCGTGGAGACGTTCGGCGGGCAGTCGCTGGCCGGACCGGTGGGCGCCGTGGCGCTCCTCAGGATGAGCCCCACGGCGATCGACGTCCGCATGCCCACCAAGCAGGAGATGGACTCGACGATCGCCGCCGCGCGCGCCAATGCGGTGCCCGATGCATCGGGCCGGGTGATGATCCGCATCCAGCCGCCGCCGAGCTCGCGCAAGCCAGCCGCCGGCCGCGCCCAGGCGCTGGCGTTCGAAGTGGGCAAGGGCCGGGTGGTCGTGCTGGGCGAATCGGCCGCGCTCACGGCGCTGCTCTCGCCGGTGCCCGACGGCGATCCCCGCAAAGTGGGGCTGAGCGTGCCCGGCACCGACGACCAGCAGTTCGCGCTGAACGTGATGCACTGGCTGTCGCGCCTGTACTGA